A single genomic interval of Piliocolobus tephrosceles isolate RC106 chromosome 7, ASM277652v3, whole genome shotgun sequence harbors:
- the ZNF16 gene encoding zinc finger protein 16 isoform X3 has translation MESQAEISENCAGEVSQVPELGDLCDDASERDWGVSEGRRLPQSLSQEGDFTPAALGLLRGALEEKDLACNGFDSCFSLSPNVMACQEIPTEERPHPCDMDGQSSQHCVDLTGHEGVPTAESPLICNECGKTFQGNPDLIQHQIFHIGEASFMCDGCGKTFSQHSVLKSCHRSHMSEKACQCSECGKAFRGCSDFSRHQSHHSSERPYMCNECGKAFSQNSSLKKHQKSHMSEKPYECNECGKAFRRSSNLIQHQRIHSGEKPYVCSECGKAFRRSSNLIKHHRTHTGEKPFECGECGKAFSQSAHLRKHQRVHTGEKPYECNDCGKPFSRVSNLIKHHRVHTGEKPYKCSDCGKAFSQSSSLIQHRRIHTGEKPHVCTVCGKAFSYSSVLRKHQIIHTGEKPYRCSVCGKAFSHSSALIQHQGVHTGDKPYECHECGKTFGRSSNLILHQRVHTGEKPYECTECGKTFSQSSTLIQHQRIHNGLKPHECSQCGKAFNRSSNLIHHQKVHTGEKPYTCVECGKGFSQSSHLIQHQIIHTGERPYKCSECGKAFSQRSVLIQHQRIHTGVKPYDCAACGKAFSQRSKLIKHQLIHTRE, from the coding sequence ATGGAATCACAGGCAGAAATATCAGAAAACTGTGCTGGTGAGGTTTCCCAGGTGCCCGAGCTTGGAGATCTGTGTGATGATGCATCAGAAAGAGACTGGGGAGTCTCTGAAGGCAGGAGGCTGCCACAGTCCCTCTCCCAGGAGGGGGACTTCACACCAGCGGCCCTGGGGCTCCTTAGGGGTGCCTTAGAGGAGAAAGATCTGGCCTGTAATGGTTTTGACAGTTGCTTCAGTCTGAGCCCAAACGTGATGGCATGTCAGGAAATCCCTACAGAAGAGAGGCCACACCCATGTGACATGGACGGCCAAAGCTCCCAGCACTGCGTGGACCTAACTGGTCACGAGGGGGTTCCCACAGCCGAAAGTCCACTCATATGTAATGAGTGTGGGAAAACCTTCCAAGGAAATCCTGACCTTATTCAGCATCAGATATTCCACATTGGAGAGGCTTCCTTTATGTGCGATGGTTGTGGGAAAACCTTCAGCCAGCACTCGGTTCTTAAAAGCTGTCATCGATCTCATATGAGTGAGAAAGCCTGCCAGTGCAgcgaatgtgggaaagccttccgAGGGTGCTCAGACTTTTCTAGGCATCAGAGTCACCACAGCAGTGAGAGGCCTTATATGTGTAAcgaatgtggaaaagccttcagCCAGAACTCGAGCCTTAAAAAGCACCAAAAGTCTCACATGAGTGAGAAGCCCTATGAATGCAATGAATGTGGGAAGGCTTTTAGGCGGAGCTCAAACCTCATCCAACATCAAAGAATCCATTCTGGGGAGAAGCCGTACGTGTGCAGTgagtgtgggaaggccttcagGCGAAGCTCAAACCTCATCAAACACCACAGGactcacacaggagagaagcCTTTTGAGTGTGGcgagtgtgggaaagccttcagccAGAGTGCACACCTGAGGAAGCACCAGAGGgtccacactggagagaagccttacgAGTGTAATGATTGTGGCAAGCCCTTCAGTCGGGTCTCCAACCTCATTAAGCACCACAGggttcacactggagagaaaccctataagtGCAGCGACTGCGGGAAAGCATTTAGTCAGAGCTCCAGCCTTATTCAGCATcggagaattcacactggagaaaagcctCATGTGTGTACCGTGTGCGGAAAAGCCTTTAGTTACAGCTCAGTGCTCCGAAAGCACCAGATCATCCACACAGGAGAGAAGCCGTACAGATGCAGTGTCTGTGGGAAGGCCTTCAGCCACAGCTCAGCCCTCATTCAACACCAGGGCGTGCACACAGGTGACAAGCCCTATGAGTGCCACGAGTGTGGGAAGACCTTTGGTCGCAGCTCCAACCTCATCCTTCACCAGCGAgtccacactggagagaagccctatgaATGTACTGAATGTGGAAAAACCTTCAGCCAGAGCTCAACCCTCATTCAGCATCAGAGGATTCATAATGGGCTGAAGCCCCATGAGTGTAGCCAGTGTGGCAAAGCCTTCAACCGAAGCTCCAATCTCATTCACCACCAGAAAGTTCATACTGGGGAAAAACCCTACACCTGCGTTGAATGCGGTAAGGGCTTCAGCCAGAGCTCACACCTCATTCAGCATCAGATAATCCACACTGGCGAGCGCCCCTACAAATGCAGtgagtgtgggaaagccttcagccAGCGTTCCGTCCTCATCCAGCACCAGAGGATCCACACTGGGGTGAAGCCCTACGACTGCGCTGcttgtgggaaagccttcagccAGCGATCAAAGTTGATCAAACACCAGTTGATTCACACCAGGGAGTAG
- the ZNF16 gene encoding zinc finger protein 16 isoform X2, protein MPSLRTRREEAEMELSAPGPSPWTPAAQAPVSDAPAVTHPGSAACGPACSSDTELEAVCPHYQQPDCDTRIEDKEFLHKEDIHEDMESQAEISENCAGEVSQVPELGDLCDDASERDWGVSEGRRLPQSLSQEGDFTPAALGLLRGALEEKDLACNGFDSCFSLSPNVMACQEIPTEERPHPCDMDGQSSQHCVDLTGHEGVPTAESPLICNECGKTFQGNPDLIQHQIFHIGEASFMCDGCGKTFSQHSVLKSCHRSHMSEKACQCSECGKAFRGCSDFSRHQSHHSSERPYMCNECGKAFSQNSSLKKHQKSHMSEKPYECNECGKAFRRSSNLIQHQRIHSGEKPYVCSECGKAFRRSSNLIKHHRTHTGEKPFECGECGKAFSQSAHLRKHQRVHTGEKPYECNDCGKPFSRVSNLIKHHRVHTGEKPYKCSDCGKAFSQSSSLIQHRRIHTGEKPHVCTVCGKAFSYSSVLRKHQIIHTGEKPYRCSVCGKAFSHSSALIQHQGVHTGDKPYECHECGKTFGRSSNLILHQRVHTGEKPYECTECGKTFSQSSTLIQHQRIHNGLKPHECSQCGKAFNRSSNLIHHQKVHTGEKPYTCVECGKGFSQSSHLIQHQIIHTGERPYKCSECGKAFSQRSVLIQHQRIHTGVKPYDCAACGKAFSQRSKLIKHQLIHTRE, encoded by the exons ATGCCCAGCCTCAGAACTCGCCgtgaggaggcagagatggagcTCTCAGCTCCAGGACCATCCCCTTGGACCCCTGCAGCCCAGGCCCCTGTGAGTGATGCTCCTGCTGTGACCCACCCTGGATCTGCAGCCTGTGGTCCCGCCTGCTCTAGTGACACTGAGCTGGAAGCCGTCTGCCCTCACTATCAGCAGCCAG ATTGTGACACCAGGATTGAAGACAAGGAGTTTCTTCACAAGGAAGACATTCATGAAGATATGGAATCACAGGCAGAAATATCAGAAAACTGTGCTGGTGAGGTTTCCCAGGTGCCCGAGCTTGGAGATCTGTGTGATGATGCATCAGAAAGAGACTGGGGAGTCTCTGAAGGCAGGAGGCTGCCACAGTCCCTCTCCCAGGAGGGGGACTTCACACCAGCGGCCCTGGGGCTCCTTAGGGGTGCCTTAGAGGAGAAAGATCTGGCCTGTAATGGTTTTGACAGTTGCTTCAGTCTGAGCCCAAACGTGATGGCATGTCAGGAAATCCCTACAGAAGAGAGGCCACACCCATGTGACATGGACGGCCAAAGCTCCCAGCACTGCGTGGACCTAACTGGTCACGAGGGGGTTCCCACAGCCGAAAGTCCACTCATATGTAATGAGTGTGGGAAAACCTTCCAAGGAAATCCTGACCTTATTCAGCATCAGATATTCCACATTGGAGAGGCTTCCTTTATGTGCGATGGTTGTGGGAAAACCTTCAGCCAGCACTCGGTTCTTAAAAGCTGTCATCGATCTCATATGAGTGAGAAAGCCTGCCAGTGCAgcgaatgtgggaaagccttccgAGGGTGCTCAGACTTTTCTAGGCATCAGAGTCACCACAGCAGTGAGAGGCCTTATATGTGTAAcgaatgtggaaaagccttcagCCAGAACTCGAGCCTTAAAAAGCACCAAAAGTCTCACATGAGTGAGAAGCCCTATGAATGCAATGAATGTGGGAAGGCTTTTAGGCGGAGCTCAAACCTCATCCAACATCAAAGAATCCATTCTGGGGAGAAGCCGTACGTGTGCAGTgagtgtgggaaggccttcagGCGAAGCTCAAACCTCATCAAACACCACAGGactcacacaggagagaagcCTTTTGAGTGTGGcgagtgtgggaaagccttcagccAGAGTGCACACCTGAGGAAGCACCAGAGGgtccacactggagagaagccttacgAGTGTAATGATTGTGGCAAGCCCTTCAGTCGGGTCTCCAACCTCATTAAGCACCACAGggttcacactggagagaaaccctataagtGCAGCGACTGCGGGAAAGCATTTAGTCAGAGCTCCAGCCTTATTCAGCATcggagaattcacactggagaaaagcctCATGTGTGTACCGTGTGCGGAAAAGCCTTTAGTTACAGCTCAGTGCTCCGAAAGCACCAGATCATCCACACAGGAGAGAAGCCGTACAGATGCAGTGTCTGTGGGAAGGCCTTCAGCCACAGCTCAGCCCTCATTCAACACCAGGGCGTGCACACAGGTGACAAGCCCTATGAGTGCCACGAGTGTGGGAAGACCTTTGGTCGCAGCTCCAACCTCATCCTTCACCAGCGAgtccacactggagagaagccctatgaATGTACTGAATGTGGAAAAACCTTCAGCCAGAGCTCAACCCTCATTCAGCATCAGAGGATTCATAATGGGCTGAAGCCCCATGAGTGTAGCCAGTGTGGCAAAGCCTTCAACCGAAGCTCCAATCTCATTCACCACCAGAAAGTTCATACTGGGGAAAAACCCTACACCTGCGTTGAATGCGGTAAGGGCTTCAGCCAGAGCTCACACCTCATTCAGCATCAGATAATCCACACTGGCGAGCGCCCCTACAAATGCAGtgagtgtgggaaagccttcagccAGCGTTCCGTCCTCATCCAGCACCAGAGGATCCACACTGGGGTGAAGCCCTACGACTGCGCTGcttgtgggaaagccttcagccAGCGATCAAAGTTGATCAAACACCAGTTGATTCACACCAGGGAGTAG
- the ZNF16 gene encoding zinc finger protein 16 isoform X1, protein MSCLGGPVSSGVALRVEEILWQGRRVWASSPPRGKVLVMPSLRTRREEAEMELSAPGPSPWTPAAQAPVSDAPAVTHPGSAACGPACSSDTELEAVCPHYQQPDCDTRIEDKEFLHKEDIHEDMESQAEISENCAGEVSQVPELGDLCDDASERDWGVSEGRRLPQSLSQEGDFTPAALGLLRGALEEKDLACNGFDSCFSLSPNVMACQEIPTEERPHPCDMDGQSSQHCVDLTGHEGVPTAESPLICNECGKTFQGNPDLIQHQIFHIGEASFMCDGCGKTFSQHSVLKSCHRSHMSEKACQCSECGKAFRGCSDFSRHQSHHSSERPYMCNECGKAFSQNSSLKKHQKSHMSEKPYECNECGKAFRRSSNLIQHQRIHSGEKPYVCSECGKAFRRSSNLIKHHRTHTGEKPFECGECGKAFSQSAHLRKHQRVHTGEKPYECNDCGKPFSRVSNLIKHHRVHTGEKPYKCSDCGKAFSQSSSLIQHRRIHTGEKPHVCTVCGKAFSYSSVLRKHQIIHTGEKPYRCSVCGKAFSHSSALIQHQGVHTGDKPYECHECGKTFGRSSNLILHQRVHTGEKPYECTECGKTFSQSSTLIQHQRIHNGLKPHECSQCGKAFNRSSNLIHHQKVHTGEKPYTCVECGKGFSQSSHLIQHQIIHTGERPYKCSECGKAFSQRSVLIQHQRIHTGVKPYDCAACGKAFSQRSKLIKHQLIHTRE, encoded by the exons ATGTCCTGCCTGGGAGGCCCAGTCAGTAGTGGAGTCGCTCTGCGTGTGGAGGAGATACTCTGGCAAGGGAGGAGAGTTTGGGCCAGTTCTCCCCCAAGGGGCAAG GTCCTAGTCATGCCCAGCCTCAGAACTCGCCgtgaggaggcagagatggagcTCTCAGCTCCAGGACCATCCCCTTGGACCCCTGCAGCCCAGGCCCCTGTGAGTGATGCTCCTGCTGTGACCCACCCTGGATCTGCAGCCTGTGGTCCCGCCTGCTCTAGTGACACTGAGCTGGAAGCCGTCTGCCCTCACTATCAGCAGCCAG ATTGTGACACCAGGATTGAAGACAAGGAGTTTCTTCACAAGGAAGACATTCATGAAGATATGGAATCACAGGCAGAAATATCAGAAAACTGTGCTGGTGAGGTTTCCCAGGTGCCCGAGCTTGGAGATCTGTGTGATGATGCATCAGAAAGAGACTGGGGAGTCTCTGAAGGCAGGAGGCTGCCACAGTCCCTCTCCCAGGAGGGGGACTTCACACCAGCGGCCCTGGGGCTCCTTAGGGGTGCCTTAGAGGAGAAAGATCTGGCCTGTAATGGTTTTGACAGTTGCTTCAGTCTGAGCCCAAACGTGATGGCATGTCAGGAAATCCCTACAGAAGAGAGGCCACACCCATGTGACATGGACGGCCAAAGCTCCCAGCACTGCGTGGACCTAACTGGTCACGAGGGGGTTCCCACAGCCGAAAGTCCACTCATATGTAATGAGTGTGGGAAAACCTTCCAAGGAAATCCTGACCTTATTCAGCATCAGATATTCCACATTGGAGAGGCTTCCTTTATGTGCGATGGTTGTGGGAAAACCTTCAGCCAGCACTCGGTTCTTAAAAGCTGTCATCGATCTCATATGAGTGAGAAAGCCTGCCAGTGCAgcgaatgtgggaaagccttccgAGGGTGCTCAGACTTTTCTAGGCATCAGAGTCACCACAGCAGTGAGAGGCCTTATATGTGTAAcgaatgtggaaaagccttcagCCAGAACTCGAGCCTTAAAAAGCACCAAAAGTCTCACATGAGTGAGAAGCCCTATGAATGCAATGAATGTGGGAAGGCTTTTAGGCGGAGCTCAAACCTCATCCAACATCAAAGAATCCATTCTGGGGAGAAGCCGTACGTGTGCAGTgagtgtgggaaggccttcagGCGAAGCTCAAACCTCATCAAACACCACAGGactcacacaggagagaagcCTTTTGAGTGTGGcgagtgtgggaaagccttcagccAGAGTGCACACCTGAGGAAGCACCAGAGGgtccacactggagagaagccttacgAGTGTAATGATTGTGGCAAGCCCTTCAGTCGGGTCTCCAACCTCATTAAGCACCACAGggttcacactggagagaaaccctataagtGCAGCGACTGCGGGAAAGCATTTAGTCAGAGCTCCAGCCTTATTCAGCATcggagaattcacactggagaaaagcctCATGTGTGTACCGTGTGCGGAAAAGCCTTTAGTTACAGCTCAGTGCTCCGAAAGCACCAGATCATCCACACAGGAGAGAAGCCGTACAGATGCAGTGTCTGTGGGAAGGCCTTCAGCCACAGCTCAGCCCTCATTCAACACCAGGGCGTGCACACAGGTGACAAGCCCTATGAGTGCCACGAGTGTGGGAAGACCTTTGGTCGCAGCTCCAACCTCATCCTTCACCAGCGAgtccacactggagagaagccctatgaATGTACTGAATGTGGAAAAACCTTCAGCCAGAGCTCAACCCTCATTCAGCATCAGAGGATTCATAATGGGCTGAAGCCCCATGAGTGTAGCCAGTGTGGCAAAGCCTTCAACCGAAGCTCCAATCTCATTCACCACCAGAAAGTTCATACTGGGGAAAAACCCTACACCTGCGTTGAATGCGGTAAGGGCTTCAGCCAGAGCTCACACCTCATTCAGCATCAGATAATCCACACTGGCGAGCGCCCCTACAAATGCAGtgagtgtgggaaagccttcagccAGCGTTCCGTCCTCATCCAGCACCAGAGGATCCACACTGGGGTGAAGCCCTACGACTGCGCTGcttgtgggaaagccttcagccAGCGATCAAAGTTGATCAAACACCAGTTGATTCACACCAGGGAGTAG